A region of uncultured Carboxylicivirga sp. DNA encodes the following proteins:
- a CDS encoding serine hydrolase, with protein MNKTLIANFLFLILTFGAQSQNEPKVDLTELDKYYKKMVKEWDIPGVSIGIVKDGELIFTGNYGTKEVGRKEKPDENTLYAIASNSKAFTTAIIGMLVQEGKLKWNDKVRKYLPYFSMYDPWVSEHITIRDILSHRVGLGTFSGDNIWYKSDLSTKEIIERIQYVPQAYEFRAGYGYSNLMYITAGELIETITGKSWGQNVKERILNPLGMNRTIATIHDLDKKGNYATPHALENDTNVPIQWVSWDNVVATGGLISSVNDIAKWMIFNLNNGINNGDTLLTSQTRNMVWTPHSNHRVDHTSPNDFEMHFNAYGLGWGLSDYHGRLKVGHTGGYDGMITAITLIPEEKLGIVVLTNGLKSPIMAATYYALDQFLGVNTKDWSADILKRHNEYSAGDTRIADRKESRVLNTEPSISRDAFIGDYYSDLCGKITILENEGVLKLEFEHHPLLSATLTYWHYDVWEIHWDHEQDAFSFGTIKIKTDNNLKVTGFDFDVPNNDFFFEELKPYKL; from the coding sequence ATGAATAAGACTTTGATTGCGAACTTTTTATTTCTGATTTTAACGTTTGGAGCACAAAGCCAAAATGAACCTAAAGTTGACTTAACTGAACTCGATAAATATTACAAAAAAATGGTTAAGGAATGGGATATTCCCGGAGTTTCAATTGGCATAGTTAAAGATGGTGAGTTAATATTTACAGGTAACTATGGCACAAAAGAAGTAGGAAGGAAAGAAAAACCAGATGAGAATACGTTATATGCAATCGCATCCAACTCCAAGGCTTTTACTACTGCCATTATAGGAATGCTTGTTCAGGAGGGTAAACTTAAATGGAACGATAAAGTAAGAAAGTACCTTCCCTATTTTAGCATGTATGATCCATGGGTAAGTGAACACATTACGATCAGGGACATTCTTAGTCATCGGGTTGGACTGGGAACATTCAGTGGTGATAATATCTGGTATAAATCAGATCTGTCGACAAAGGAAATCATTGAACGCATACAATATGTACCACAAGCATATGAGTTCAGAGCCGGATACGGATATTCCAACCTGATGTACATCACGGCAGGAGAATTAATAGAAACAATTACTGGTAAAAGCTGGGGCCAGAACGTAAAAGAGCGAATTCTGAATCCTCTTGGAATGAACCGTACTATTGCAACGATCCATGATCTGGATAAAAAAGGCAACTATGCAACACCTCATGCTCTGGAAAATGATACTAACGTGCCAATTCAGTGGGTAAGTTGGGATAATGTGGTTGCAACAGGCGGACTTATCTCCAGTGTTAATGACATTGCTAAATGGATGATTTTTAATTTGAATAATGGCATTAATAATGGAGATACATTATTAACCTCACAAACCCGAAACATGGTTTGGACACCACATTCCAACCATAGGGTGGATCATACTTCACCAAATGATTTTGAGATGCATTTTAATGCCTATGGATTAGGCTGGGGATTGAGTGATTACCATGGAAGACTGAAGGTTGGTCACACAGGTGGATATGATGGAATGATAACAGCCATTACATTAATCCCAGAAGAGAAACTTGGAATTGTTGTTTTAACAAATGGACTTAAAAGCCCAATAATGGCCGCAACCTATTATGCACTCGATCAATTTTTAGGTGTAAATACAAAGGATTGGTCGGCAGACATATTAAAAAGGCATAATGAGTATAGTGCTGGTGATACACGCATTGCCGATCGAAAGGAAAGCAGAGTTTTGAACACAGAACCCAGCATATCTCGTGATGCTTTTATTGGAGATTATTATTCAGACTTATGCGGAAAGATTACAATACTCGAAAATGAAGGAGTTTTAAAATTAGAATTTGAACATCACCCTCTACTTTCGGCCACTCTTACTTACTGGCACTACGATGTTTGGGAAATCCACTGGGATCATGAGCAAGATGCTTTTAGCTTCGGAACCATTAAAATTAAAACCGATAACAATTTAAAAGTCACAGGTTTTGATTTTGATGTACCCAATAATGACTTCTTTTTTGAAGAATTAAAGCCTTATAAGTTGTAA
- a CDS encoding bifunctional 3-deoxy-7-phosphoheptulonate synthase/chorismate mutase type II — protein sequence MENKLDLLPLELPGVKLERPILIAGPCSAETEDQVLSTAKQLAAQGVKIFRAGIWKPRTRPGAFEGVGTVGLPWLKKVKEETGMFVSIEVATGHHVYEALKFGVDMLWVGARTTANPFAVQEVADALAGVDIPVLVKNPVNPDLELWIGALERINQAGIKRLGAIHRGFSTYDKTKYRNTPEWQIPIELRRRIPELPIITDPSHISGKSGMIAEVSQEAMDLNFDGLIIESHICPEKAWSDASQQVTPDHLKQIMTDLVVRQSAIGEKPRVTLDELRKKIDLLDQQLLETLSSRMKISESIGKYKYDNNITILQTRRYDEIMNKRRDQAADNNLNPEFVVKVFEHIHEESINRQNIIMNKELAKK from the coding sequence ATGGAAAATAAACTGGATTTACTACCATTGGAATTACCAGGTGTTAAACTGGAGCGTCCTATTTTAATTGCCGGACCATGTAGTGCCGAAACAGAAGATCAAGTGCTGAGCACAGCCAAACAATTAGCAGCTCAAGGAGTAAAAATATTCCGCGCAGGAATATGGAAACCACGTACTCGTCCGGGTGCTTTTGAAGGTGTTGGAACCGTTGGTTTGCCCTGGTTGAAGAAGGTAAAAGAAGAAACTGGAATGTTTGTGAGCATTGAGGTAGCAACCGGACACCATGTTTACGAAGCTTTGAAATTTGGGGTGGATATGCTTTGGGTAGGTGCCCGTACAACAGCCAACCCTTTTGCGGTGCAGGAAGTAGCAGATGCATTAGCCGGTGTGGATATTCCGGTATTGGTAAAAAACCCTGTGAATCCTGATTTAGAATTATGGATTGGAGCCTTGGAACGTATTAATCAGGCCGGAATTAAGCGTCTGGGTGCAATTCACCGTGGATTCAGCACATACGATAAAACAAAATACCGTAACACCCCTGAGTGGCAGATTCCTATTGAGTTACGTCGTCGTATTCCTGAACTACCTATTATTACTGACCCCAGCCACATATCTGGTAAGAGTGGTATGATTGCTGAAGTATCGCAGGAGGCTATGGACCTTAACTTCGACGGTTTGATTATCGAATCGCATATCTGTCCTGAGAAAGCATGGAGTGATGCCAGCCAGCAGGTAACACCTGATCATTTGAAGCAAATCATGACTGATCTGGTAGTTCGTCAATCGGCCATTGGTGAAAAACCTCGTGTAACGCTGGATGAATTGCGTAAGAAAATTGACTTACTCGACCAGCAATTACTGGAGACATTAAGCTCACGAATGAAGATTTCTGAATCGATTGGTAAATACAAATACGATAACAACATTACGATTCTTCAAACTCGTCGTTACGATGAGATTATGAATAAACGTCGCGACCAGGCTGCAGACAATAACCTGAATCCTGAATTTGTGGTGAAAGTATTTGAACACATTCACGAAGAGTCAATCAATCGTCAGAATATTATTATGAATAAAGAATTGGCGAAAAAATAA
- a CDS encoding peptidylprolyl isomerase, giving the protein MKLVTTLFIGCCILFFSGCDMEIEKGVKKSDLSKDVELITDYGTIIFRLSDETPKHRNNFIKLINQKAYDNVSFHRVIENFLIQTGDMATKYPESKIQDSTSEPSYMIDAEIKSNLFHKRGAINAARIGDDQNPGRSSDGTQFTIIQGKIYNDSTLAIAEKRINNWLAYNNVINKPEHKTEFDKLFKLTNKLEAIQTSENDTDSVSLKIMEDSINQLKNKFDSLAQTELKTMEHYHFPESHREIYKTIGGAAHLDQNYTVFGEVVKGMDIVDRIASVETDHQDKPINDVKIISAKMIERKTY; this is encoded by the coding sequence ATGAAATTAGTTACAACATTATTTATTGGATGCTGTATTCTGTTCTTTTCGGGATGTGATATGGAGATTGAAAAGGGTGTAAAGAAAAGTGATTTATCAAAAGATGTTGAACTAATAACTGATTATGGTACAATAATATTCAGATTATCTGATGAAACGCCAAAGCACCGAAACAACTTCATTAAGCTGATAAATCAAAAGGCTTATGATAATGTGTCATTTCATCGAGTTATTGAAAACTTTCTAATTCAAACCGGAGATATGGCCACTAAATATCCAGAATCAAAAATTCAGGATAGCACTTCAGAACCATCCTACATGATTGATGCTGAAATCAAATCGAACCTGTTTCATAAACGAGGAGCTATAAATGCTGCGCGTATTGGTGATGATCAAAACCCGGGCAGATCCTCTGATGGAACTCAATTTACAATTATTCAAGGCAAGATCTATAATGACAGCACATTGGCAATTGCTGAAAAACGCATCAATAACTGGTTGGCATATAATAATGTGATTAATAAGCCTGAGCACAAAACTGAGTTTGATAAACTTTTTAAATTGACAAACAAATTGGAGGCAATTCAAACATCAGAGAATGATACAGACAGTGTATCATTAAAAATAATGGAAGATTCCATCAATCAATTGAAGAATAAGTTTGACTCTTTAGCTCAAACCGAACTAAAGACAATGGAACATTACCATTTTCCTGAATCACATCGTGAGATCTACAAAACAATTGGTGGTGCGGCTCATCTGGATCAAAACTATACTGTTTTTGGAGAAGTGGTTAAAGGTATGGATATAGTTGATAGAATTGCCAGTGTTGAAACTGATCATCAAGATAAACCAATCAATGATGTGAAAATTATTTCAGCTAAAATGATAGAAAGAAAAACGTATTAA
- a CDS encoding prephenate dehydratase, translated as MKQKKKIAIQGWPGANHEIAAKAYFEDDKLEVIPCLTFPDLFQTLKEDRSIYGIIAIENTLVGSLLPNYTMLKDSDLLIIGEYKLRIKHQLMALPGQSIEDIHEVHSHPMALAQCEEFFKAYPHIKLIESEDTALSAKRISEEKITGIAAIASELAASMYNLNIIASGIETNKRNYTRFLVITDRALTETDELLAQNRINKASLVFSLPHDEGSLSKVLTVLSFYNINLTKIQSLPIVGQEWEYLFYVDVTFNDYKRYLQSLDAIRPLCKKLKILGEYEQGKQSYPIQNGNTVETANHE; from the coding sequence ATGAAACAAAAGAAAAAAATAGCAATACAGGGATGGCCGGGGGCAAACCATGAGATTGCCGCAAAAGCATACTTCGAGGATGATAAATTAGAAGTGATACCCTGCCTTACCTTTCCCGACTTGTTTCAGACTTTAAAAGAAGATCGGTCGATTTATGGAATTATTGCTATTGAAAATACGTTGGTAGGTAGTTTATTACCTAACTACACCATGCTTAAAGACAGTGATCTGCTAATTATTGGTGAATACAAATTGCGTATCAAACATCAGTTAATGGCCTTACCAGGGCAAAGCATTGAAGATATCCACGAGGTACATTCTCACCCTATGGCACTAGCGCAGTGTGAGGAGTTCTTTAAAGCATACCCTCATATTAAATTAATTGAATCGGAAGATACAGCCTTGAGTGCCAAGCGTATTTCGGAAGAGAAGATAACAGGTATTGCTGCTATTGCTTCTGAATTGGCTGCAAGTATGTACAATCTAAACATTATTGCCAGTGGCATTGAAACAAATAAGCGCAATTACACTCGCTTTTTAGTTATTACCGACAGAGCATTGACTGAAACTGATGAACTTTTGGCACAAAACAGAATCAATAAAGCATCATTGGTTTTTTCATTACCACACGACGAAGGCAGTTTATCGAAAGTACTGACTGTTCTAAGTTTTTATAACATCAACTTAACCAAAATACAATCTTTACCTATCGTTGGACAGGAATGGGAGTATTTATTTTATGTTGATGTTACATTCAATGATTACAAACGCTATTTACAATCGTTGGATGCTATACGACCTTTGTGCAAAAAACTAAAGATTCTGGGTGAATATGAACAAGGCAAACAATCATACCCTATTCAAAATGGTAATACAGTAGAAACAGCCAACCATGAATAA
- a CDS encoding aminotransferase class I/II-fold pyridoxal phosphate-dependent enzyme translates to MNNIQPADRINQVEEYYFSIKLKELDKLRKEGKPIINLGIGNPDMAPAPSVIEEISEQSKVPTNHGYQSYVGIPELREAFSNWYERYYSVKVDAATEILPLMGSKEGIMHITLAFLNPGDGVLVPNPGYPTYASASKIAQATLIPYDLDENKGWLPNLDELEKLDLSNVKLMWINYPNMPTGANANTDFFKKVIAFGKKHNIVICNDNPYSFILNDSPQSILSIDGAKDIAIELNSLSKSHNMAGWRVGAVFSNPTFIQYILRVKSNMDSGMFKPLQLAAVKALELDSNWYQKVNEEYKQRRVLVQEIMDILECTYDTNQTGMFVWARIPEKYKDSGELSDKILYGVDVFITPGLIFGEIGNRYIRISLCTKQEVLKEAKQRIEKIIKQ, encoded by the coding sequence ATGAATAATATACAACCAGCTGATAGAATCAATCAGGTAGAAGAATACTACTTCTCTATCAAACTAAAAGAGCTTGACAAATTAAGAAAAGAAGGCAAGCCAATCATTAATCTGGGAATCGGAAACCCTGATATGGCTCCTGCTCCTTCAGTTATTGAAGAGATTTCTGAACAAAGCAAAGTACCTACCAATCATGGCTATCAAAGTTATGTAGGTATACCCGAGCTGCGTGAGGCTTTCAGTAACTGGTACGAAAGATATTACAGTGTAAAGGTGGATGCCGCTACTGAAATACTACCATTAATGGGATCGAAAGAAGGCATTATGCACATTACACTTGCCTTCCTTAATCCGGGCGACGGAGTGTTGGTTCCCAATCCGGGATATCCAACCTATGCTTCGGCCAGTAAAATTGCCCAGGCAACTTTAATTCCGTATGATCTGGATGAAAACAAAGGCTGGTTACCCAACCTGGATGAGCTTGAAAAACTGGACTTAAGCAATGTTAAGCTGATGTGGATTAACTATCCGAATATGCCTACGGGGGCCAATGCCAATACTGACTTTTTCAAGAAAGTAATTGCCTTTGGAAAGAAGCATAACATTGTTATCTGTAACGATAACCCATACAGCTTTATCCTGAATGATTCACCTCAGAGTATATTATCCATCGATGGTGCCAAAGACATTGCCATTGAGCTTAACTCACTTAGTAAATCGCATAACATGGCAGGATGGCGTGTAGGGGCTGTTTTCTCTAATCCAACTTTCATTCAATATATTTTAAGAGTGAAAAGTAATATGGATTCGGGAATGTTTAAACCTCTTCAGCTGGCAGCTGTTAAAGCTTTGGAACTTGATAGTAACTGGTATCAAAAAGTAAACGAAGAATATAAACAACGCAGGGTACTGGTTCAGGAAATAATGGACATTCTGGAATGCACCTACGACACTAATCAAACAGGTATGTTTGTTTGGGCTCGCATTCCTGAGAAATACAAAGATAGTGGCGAACTATCGGATAAGATCCTTTACGGAGTAGATGTTTTTATTACTCCGGGTCTGATATTTGGTGAGATTGGTAACCGATACATTCGAATCAGCCTTTGCACCAAGCAAGAAGTATTAAAAGAAGCAAAACAAAGAATAGAAAAAATCATAAAACAATAA
- a CDS encoding ATP-binding protein, protein MPKRLLTITLLCLLITGQTTTADNESSIAREIKVGVYHNPPLIFSDSTGKAKGIFIDILEYIAVEKNWKLNYFNYTLEEALIATQNNLIDIAPCIAYSKEREKTLRYSKDPIFINWGVIYTGLGNTIRDISEMEDVKLGIEKGDIHGAAFIKLLKDFNIHAKIFYYPDQKQLVEAIKKEEVEAIAINKVFGFNVNLKKELRETPILFNPVHLNFATSRESIELMNEVDTEISRFLTQSPEVYHSIIDRWMLAPIEKEKPLWLKVFLFIIGSIISLLVVYLIFLRVRITNNNRALKKELKLRTANEKLIAQLVNEKELILNSIDEQVVFVDPAYRVLWANKAYKEKTIKTFDNQLGQKCYEIVYGYKKPCEFCQIEKSKITHNTEALEYFDEQNQKYYRTKTSPVYDGGTSPIGFVKVISDFTDKKKNEEELIAAKEKAEESDFMKSTFLANMSHEIRTPMNAIIGFSELLEDNDLTNAQKNNYLNIIQSNGQHLLQLISDILIFSQLESGHIELQYSSFNIVEVLKETYQQFKSEKEKLDKPDLEIFLSIDKIESNTSLHSDNIRLKQIIFNLMTNALKFTEKGSITLGAHIKDRMLVIYVKDTGIGIPKDQQAKIFHRFLQVENPHLKKAEGTGLGLTISSDLIELLGGKIEVKSKVDVGSTFTIYHPIYQEESYNSVKQKQKTGIQ, encoded by the coding sequence ATGCCCAAAAGACTTTTAACCATAACATTGCTATGTTTGCTCATAACAGGTCAAACAACTACTGCGGATAACGAGAGTAGCATTGCTCGTGAAATCAAAGTCGGAGTTTACCATAATCCACCTCTCATTTTTTCTGATTCAACAGGCAAAGCAAAAGGTATCTTTATTGATATACTGGAATATATTGCCGTTGAAAAAAACTGGAAACTAAATTACTTCAATTACACTTTAGAAGAGGCACTTATCGCAACGCAAAACAATCTTATTGATATTGCGCCCTGCATAGCTTATTCAAAAGAAAGAGAAAAAACACTACGATATTCCAAAGATCCCATCTTTATCAATTGGGGAGTTATATACACAGGTCTGGGCAATACAATCCGTGATATTTCAGAAATGGAAGATGTAAAGCTGGGAATTGAAAAAGGCGATATACATGGGGCTGCTTTTATCAAACTTCTCAAAGACTTTAACATTCATGCAAAAATATTTTATTATCCCGATCAGAAGCAATTGGTAGAAGCCATTAAAAAAGAAGAAGTTGAGGCAATTGCTATCAACAAAGTGTTTGGTTTCAATGTCAATTTAAAAAAAGAATTAAGAGAAACACCCATTCTCTTTAATCCGGTACATCTCAATTTTGCTACAAGTCGCGAATCTATTGAATTGATGAATGAAGTGGATACTGAAATTAGTAGATTTCTTACTCAATCACCTGAAGTATACCATTCCATTATTGATCGATGGATGTTAGCTCCAATCGAAAAAGAAAAACCACTGTGGCTAAAAGTATTTTTATTCATTATTGGTTCAATTATAAGTCTGCTTGTTGTTTATTTAATATTTCTGAGAGTTAGAATAACCAATAATAACCGGGCACTTAAAAAAGAACTTAAGCTCAGAACTGCGAATGAGAAACTCATAGCTCAATTAGTTAATGAGAAGGAACTAATATTAAACAGCATTGATGAACAGGTTGTTTTTGTTGATCCAGCATACCGGGTTCTTTGGGCAAATAAAGCATATAAAGAAAAAACAATCAAAACATTTGATAACCAGCTAGGACAAAAATGTTATGAAATAGTTTATGGCTATAAGAAACCTTGCGAATTCTGTCAGATTGAAAAAAGCAAAATAACCCATAATACAGAGGCATTAGAATATTTTGATGAGCAAAACCAAAAATATTACCGTACTAAAACCAGCCCTGTTTATGACGGAGGAACCTCTCCTATCGGCTTTGTAAAGGTTATAAGTGATTTTACGGATAAGAAAAAAAATGAAGAAGAATTGATTGCTGCCAAGGAAAAAGCTGAAGAATCGGACTTTATGAAGTCGACCTTTCTGGCCAATATGTCGCATGAAATTCGTACTCCAATGAACGCCATTATAGGATTTTCTGAGCTTTTAGAAGATAATGATCTGACCAATGCTCAGAAAAACAACTATCTGAATATTATTCAATCCAATGGTCAGCATTTGCTGCAACTTATTTCTGACATACTTATATTTTCCCAATTGGAAAGCGGACATATCGAACTGCAATATTCCAGCTTTAACATTGTTGAAGTACTGAAAGAGACTTATCAACAATTTAAAAGTGAAAAAGAAAAACTCGATAAACCTGATCTGGAGATTTTTCTATCCATTGATAAAATTGAAAGTAATACAAGCCTGCATTCTGATAATATCAGACTTAAACAAATTATATTTAATCTGATGACCAATGCTCTTAAATTCACTGAAAAGGGCAGTATTACATTAGGAGCCCATATCAAAGATCGTATGCTTGTGATTTACGTCAAAGACACAGGTATTGGTATCCCCAAAGATCAACAAGCAAAAATCTTTCATCGATTCCTTCAGGTTGAGAATCCGCATCTTAAAAAAGCAGAAGGTACAGGATTAGGTTTAACCATTTCCAGTGATTTGATCGAACTATTAGGTGGTAAAATTGAAGTAAAATCAAAAGTAGATGTTGGCAGTACATTTACAATTTACCATCCTATTTACCAGGAAGAATCCTATAATAGTGTAAAGCAAAAACAAAAAACAGGGATTCAATAA
- a CDS encoding DUF3788 family protein, with amino-acid sequence MESNNETILLRDKDIEPTDTVLENALGKERFRIYQELIKIFTDEYSLEPQWRYYKDGNAWLCKVVYKKKTILWLSVWENYIKTGFYFTEKTGIGVLELNIDKKIKKEFELASPIGKLIPLIIDIDQQNQINDLKEVVNYKKGLK; translated from the coding sequence ATGGAATCAAACAATGAAACAATATTATTACGTGACAAAGACATAGAACCTACTGATACAGTTCTTGAAAACGCCCTTGGTAAAGAACGTTTCAGAATCTACCAAGAATTAATTAAGATTTTTACTGATGAATATAGTCTGGAACCTCAATGGCGATATTACAAAGATGGTAATGCATGGTTATGTAAAGTCGTTTATAAGAAAAAAACTATTCTTTGGCTTTCTGTTTGGGAGAACTATATAAAAACTGGTTTTTATTTCACAGAGAAAACTGGAATAGGGGTTTTAGAATTAAATATTGATAAAAAAATAAAAAAGGAATTTGAACTGGCATCACCTATTGGAAAACTAATCCCTCTGATTATTGATATCGACCAACAAAACCAGATTAACGACTTAAAAGAGGTTGTTAATTATAAGAAAGGTTTGAAGTAA
- a CDS encoding prephenate dehydrogenase/arogenate dehydrogenase family protein, translated as MKICILGAGKMGTWLTDALCLDHEVAIFDRDMSKLRYVFNTQRLTKFEEITEFAPEILINAVTLKYTLPAFEEVLPFVPKNCILSDISSVKTGLQEFYEKSGYRYVSTHPMFGPTFANLKDLGMHHAIIITQGDHLGKTFFKDFFSSLNLNIHEYSFDGHDETIAYSLSIPFASSLVFGACMKHQKAPGTTFSKHMNIAKGLMSEEDYLLTEILFNPYTYQQVENIRYQLKHLLGLIEKKDTEGLQDFLNMVRKNIE; from the coding sequence ATGAAAATCTGTATTCTTGGAGCAGGAAAAATGGGTACCTGGTTAACCGATGCCCTTTGTCTCGATCACGAAGTAGCTATTTTTGACCGTGATATGAGCAAGCTTCGCTATGTATTTAATACACAAAGGCTCACTAAATTTGAGGAGATCACCGAATTTGCTCCTGAGATTCTGATCAATGCCGTAACACTAAAATATACTTTACCTGCTTTTGAAGAAGTATTGCCTTTTGTACCCAAAAATTGCATACTATCAGATATTTCATCAGTAAAAACAGGCTTACAGGAATTTTATGAGAAAAGTGGTTACCGCTATGTTTCCACTCACCCAATGTTTGGTCCTACTTTTGCCAACCTGAAGGATTTAGGCATGCATCATGCGATCATCATTACTCAAGGCGACCATTTGGGCAAAACTTTCTTTAAAGACTTCTTCAGCTCACTGAATCTGAACATTCATGAATATAGTTTCGACGGACATGACGAAACCATTGCTTACTCGTTGTCTATTCCGTTTGCTTCTTCGCTGGTATTCGGTGCCTGCATGAAACATCAGAAAGCACCCGGAACAACTTTCAGCAAGCACATGAATATTGCCAAAGGCTTGATGTCGGAAGAAGACTACCTGCTGACCGAAATTCTTTTTAACCCATATACCTACCAACAGGTCGAGAATATTCGCTATCAGTTAAAACATTTGCTTGGATTAATTGAGAAGAAAGATACAGAAGGGTTGCAGGATTTTCTGAACATGGTACGAAAGAATATTGAATAA
- a CDS encoding DUF3795 domain-containing protein: MVNKILPNDGFIPPCGIYCGGCPNYTREKNRCERAEKGCKTRKCKGIYVCCIEKKGLEFCHQCKSYPCSRYRKFADIWQKYGQDLLDNQEFIKTNTKVEFIRKMNKKGL, translated from the coding sequence ATGGTAAACAAAATCTTGCCAAATGACGGATTTATTCCACCGTGCGGAATTTATTGTGGAGGCTGTCCGAATTATACGAGAGAAAAGAATCGTTGCGAAAGAGCTGAAAAAGGTTGTAAGACAAGAAAATGTAAAGGAATTTATGTTTGTTGCATAGAAAAGAAGGGATTGGAATTTTGCCATCAATGTAAATCTTACCCTTGCAGCCGATATAGAAAATTTGCTGACATATGGCAAAAGTACGGACAGGATTTATTAGATAACCAGGAGTTTATAAAAACAAACACAAAAGTAGAGTTTATAAGAAAAATGAATAAGAAAGGACTGTAA
- a CDS encoding DMT family transporter gives MKWLVLGALFGIILNQGVFVLGVSYTSPINASIVTTTLPIIAMIISAFYLKEPVTWKKIGGIVVGATGAIVIILNSSSGKTFGELGMKGILLCFLAQFSYAIYFVFFKKIISRYHSITIMKWMFLFSSFIYLPLTWSNITTIDYANMPVSVIGQIGFIVLGSTFFSYMMIPIAQKYLRPTVATMYNNVQPVVAAVAAVFMQIDNFGWPKVFAILLVFSGVYLVTTSKAKEDIAEDKAD, from the coding sequence TTGAAGTGGTTAGTTTTAGGTGCACTCTTTGGGATTATTTTAAATCAAGGTGTATTTGTGTTGGGAGTATCCTATACTTCGCCAATTAATGCTTCCATTGTAACAACTACTTTGCCCATTATTGCAATGATCATATCGGCTTTTTATTTAAAAGAGCCTGTTACATGGAAAAAAATTGGTGGGATTGTTGTTGGTGCAACCGGTGCCATCGTTATCATTTTAAATAGTTCATCAGGTAAAACTTTTGGAGAACTTGGGATGAAGGGAATACTGCTTTGTTTTCTGGCCCAGTTTAGTTATGCCATTTATTTTGTGTTTTTCAAGAAAATTATCAGTCGATATCATTCCATTACCATTATGAAATGGATGTTTCTTTTCAGTTCCTTTATTTATCTGCCGTTAACATGGTCGAACATTACAACTATTGACTATGCTAATATGCCTGTTTCTGTAATAGGTCAAATTGGTTTTATTGTGTTAGGATCAACCTTCTTTTCGTATATGATGATACCAATTGCTCAAAAATATCTTCGCCCAACTGTGGCAACTATGTATAACAATGTTCAGCCTGTAGTAGCAGCTGTTGCTGCGGTTTTTATGCAAATCGATAACTTTGGCTGGCCGAAAGTATTTGCTATACTTTTAGTTTTTAGCGGTGTTTATTTGGTTACTACCAGTAAGGCTAAAGAGGATATTGCAGAAGATAAAGCAGACTAG